The Phycisphaeraceae bacterium genome has a window encoding:
- a CDS encoding toluene tolerance protein, producing MKTLQPDEYLRLVEEARVASSDRKPGKVFRCADGCYIKLFRQKRGLSSTLYSPYMQRFCRAARRLAELGIPTVRVVDAFRVKGMRQHAVKYEGLAGRPLRAHLNDPKTTHVERDRLLTGHARFLAMLHEKGVYFRAIHLNNVIDLPDGSFGLIDLADCHFFDQPLSEWRRARNFKPPMRYDVDRQALEAFGLDRFIATYLEAAGLSERSRTRFLADLAPLHPSLGEAATILLRHAAPARAT from the coding sequence ATGAAGACCTTGCAGCCGGACGAGTATCTGCGGCTGGTGGAGGAAGCGCGGGTCGCGTCGTCGGATCGCAAGCCGGGCAAGGTCTTCCGCTGCGCCGACGGCTGTTACATCAAGCTCTTCCGCCAGAAGCGGGGTCTTTCGTCCACGCTCTACAGCCCGTACATGCAGCGTTTCTGCCGGGCGGCGAGGCGGTTGGCGGAACTGGGCATTCCCACCGTGCGCGTGGTGGACGCCTTTCGCGTCAAGGGCATGCGTCAGCACGCGGTGAAGTACGAGGGTCTTGCCGGTCGCCCGCTGCGGGCGCATCTGAACGATCCGAAGACCACCCACGTTGAGCGCGATCGTCTGCTGACAGGCCATGCCCGGTTTCTCGCGATGCTGCATGAGAAGGGCGTGTACTTCCGCGCGATTCATCTGAACAACGTGATCGACCTGCCTGACGGCTCGTTCGGGCTGATCGACCTGGCGGACTGCCATTTCTTCGATCAACCGCTTTCGGAATGGCGCCGGGCGCGCAACTTCAAGCCCCCCATGCGCTACGACGTTGATCGTCAGGCGCTGGAGGCCTTCGGGCTGGATCGGTTCATCGCCACGTACCTCGAAGCGGCGGGTTTGTCGGAACGGTCACGAACCCGGTTCCTGGCGGACCTGGCGCCGCTGCACCCGTCGCTGGGCGAGGCGGCGACCATACTGCTCCGTCATGCGGCGCCGGCGAGGGCGACATGA
- the rfaP gene encoding lipopolysaccharide core heptose(I) kinase RfaP, giving the protein MRIELADHLAAHLPRQGTFDAVLSLTGRVFREHKNRRTFRCEIGGRAYFVKVHDRTPPAEFVRNLLHVRWPITSAAPERDAIERLVRLGAPTVRCAGFGERGGTPWTRQSFIITEALEGFIHLDEAVRSWQSLPHQRQSRLKHAAVAELAAIARAMHENGLNHRDFYLCHFMLPQRDFSTFERGDELRLHVIDLHRVQIRPRVPIRWIAKDLSGLLFSSLDLGVTSLDGLRFLRTYWGRGWRERLRQRGTRGFLRHVIRRAVRTYRGDFGRSPALPAGLASF; this is encoded by the coding sequence GTGAGGATCGAACTCGCCGACCATCTCGCCGCCCATCTGCCGCGTCAGGGTACGTTCGACGCGGTCCTGTCGCTCACGGGGCGGGTCTTCCGCGAACACAAGAACCGGCGCACGTTCCGCTGCGAGATCGGCGGACGGGCGTACTTCGTCAAGGTCCACGACCGCACCCCGCCGGCGGAGTTCGTCCGCAACCTGCTGCACGTCCGCTGGCCGATCACCTCGGCCGCGCCGGAGCGTGACGCCATCGAGCGGTTGGTGCGACTGGGCGCGCCCACGGTGCGATGCGCCGGGTTCGGCGAGCGCGGCGGAACGCCGTGGACGCGGCAGTCGTTCATCATCACCGAGGCGCTGGAAGGGTTCATCCACCTCGACGAGGCGGTGCGGTCGTGGCAGTCGCTGCCTCACCAGAGGCAGTCGCGGCTGAAGCACGCCGCCGTCGCCGAACTGGCCGCCATCGCCCGCGCCATGCATGAGAACGGGCTCAATCACCGCGACTTCTACCTCTGCCACTTCATGCTGCCCCAGCGCGACTTCAGCACGTTCGAGCGCGGCGATGAACTCCGGCTGCACGTCATCGACCTGCACCGGGTGCAGATCCGCCCGCGCGTGCCGATCCGATGGATCGCCAAGGATCTGTCGGGATTGCTCTTCTCGTCGCTCGATCTGGGCGTCACCTCGCTCGACGGGCTGCGCTTTCTGCGGACGTACTGGGGGCGCGGCTGGCGCGAGCGCCTGCGCCAGCGGGGCACCCGCGGCTTTCTGCGCCACGTCATCCGACGCGCCGTGCGGACGTATCGAGGCGACTTTGGAAGATCGCCTGCACTTCCGGCCGGTCTTGCCAGTTTCTGA
- a CDS encoding glycosyltransferase family 9 protein: MSPIPHGTNRLLIDMPSWLGDCIMATPVLRAARTAIPEARIVGLVRPGLDRLLAGCPFVDEWIALDPRGVAGVWRRAKVIRAVRPDAALLLPNSFRAALALRLSGTRIRAGYARDARGFLLTHGLAFDKRRERPIATLEYYLRLAKWSLGVESIDPALHLAVSEEDRAAAASTLRGVTGPFVVLNPGGNKPGKRWPAEQFAVVGRALSARHGVRVVVNGSPGEREIVRDVCAGVPDSINLVERGVTLGALKGVIERALLVITNDTGPRHIAAALGTPLVTLFGPTDPRWTTLPGIRERIITADPFLPEELVADDVPERCAIGRIPASDVIHAAEAIMGQVTAGEGRGRPLSKTRGASEKGGGEAS, from the coding sequence ATGAGCCCCATCCCCCACGGCACGAACCGGCTTCTCATCGACATGCCGTCGTGGCTTGGCGACTGCATCATGGCCACACCTGTGCTTCGGGCGGCCAGGACAGCGATCCCCGAGGCGCGGATCGTCGGGCTGGTGCGGCCCGGTCTCGATCGACTGCTCGCGGGATGTCCCTTCGTGGATGAGTGGATCGCCCTTGACCCGCGCGGCGTCGCGGGCGTGTGGCGCAGGGCAAAGGTCATCCGGGCCGTCAGACCCGACGCCGCCCTGCTGCTGCCCAACAGTTTCCGGGCCGCACTCGCCCTGCGACTGAGCGGCACGCGCATCCGCGCGGGGTATGCACGGGACGCACGCGGGTTCCTGCTCACGCACGGGCTGGCGTTCGACAAGCGGCGTGAGCGGCCCATCGCCACGCTCGAGTACTACCTGCGGCTGGCGAAGTGGTCGCTGGGCGTCGAATCGATTGACCCCGCGCTGCATCTGGCGGTGTCCGAGGAAGATCGCGCCGCCGCCGCCTCGACGCTGCGGGGCGTCACCGGCCCATTTGTGGTGCTCAACCCCGGAGGGAACAAGCCGGGCAAGCGCTGGCCAGCGGAGCAGTTCGCGGTCGTGGGGCGTGCGCTGTCGGCCCGTCACGGCGTGCGCGTGGTGGTCAACGGCTCGCCCGGCGAACGGGAGATCGTGCGAGACGTGTGCGCGGGCGTGCCGGACTCCATCAACCTGGTCGAGCGAGGCGTCACGCTCGGCGCGTTGAAAGGCGTCATCGAACGCGCCTTGCTTGTCATCACCAACGACACGGGACCGAGGCACATTGCCGCCGCGCTGGGCACGCCGCTGGTGACGCTCTTCGGCCCCACCGACCCGCGCTGGACCACGCTGCCGGGAATCCGTGAGCGAATCATCACGGCGGATCCGTTCCTTCCGGAGGAGCTTGTCGCGGATGACGTGCCGGAGCGATGCGCCATCGGGCGCATTCCCGCATCGGACGTGATTCACGCGGCGGAGGCAATCATGGGGCAGGTCACGGCGGGCGAGGGGCGGGGGCGTCCTCTCTCGAAGACGCGAGGGGCTTCGGAGAAAGGGGGCGGTGAAGCGTCGTGA
- a CDS encoding HAD family hydrolase: protein MKAVFLDRDNTLILNDGDLGDPDKVVLREGVAAALRRLREKGFRLVVVTNQGGVARGKYTERDVDAVHQRIARLVDEQAGTSGIIDRFYYCPYHPEGTVAEYRREHPWRKPQPGMLIQAARDLDLELPACWMIGDQVRDVTAGISAGCRTILLSNDDRTIAEAHASFTVSNFDEAVAIILDHEGKSNRSGRPGGSRRAVSNLGAAVAGRVPGQADAARTPTIDIDETEPLRRAIHDLAEEIRTERSRRTEFTPLRMGAGLCQLLVLLFALLALLQTGHFEHFMQWMSGALLLQLGAIMCMLLDART, encoded by the coding sequence GTGAAGGCCGTTTTCCTCGACCGGGACAACACGCTCATCCTCAACGATGGAGACCTGGGCGACCCGGACAAGGTGGTGCTGCGGGAAGGCGTCGCCGCGGCATTGCGTCGTCTGCGCGAGAAGGGATTCCGGCTTGTCGTCGTGACCAACCAGGGTGGCGTGGCGAGGGGCAAGTACACCGAACGCGACGTGGACGCGGTGCATCAGCGCATCGCCCGGCTCGTGGATGAACAGGCCGGAACTTCGGGCATCATCGACCGCTTCTACTACTGTCCCTACCACCCCGAAGGCACGGTGGCGGAATACCGGCGTGAACACCCCTGGCGCAAGCCCCAGCCGGGCATGTTGATTCAAGCCGCGCGGGATCTGGACCTGGAACTGCCCGCGTGCTGGATGATCGGCGACCAGGTTCGGGATGTGACGGCGGGCATCTCCGCCGGCTGCCGGACGATTCTGCTCTCGAACGACGATCGAACCATTGCGGAAGCGCACGCGTCATTCACCGTCTCGAATTTTGACGAAGCCGTGGCGATCATCCTCGATCACGAGGGGAAGTCGAACCGATCCGGTCGCCCCGGTGGGTCCAGACGCGCCGTTTCCAACCTCGGCGCGGCGGTGGCGGGTCGCGTCCCGGGGCAAGCCGACGCAGCCCGCACACCCACGATCGACATCGACGAGACGGAGCCCCTGCGGCGAGCGATTCACGACCTGGCGGAGGAGATCCGCACCGAGCGGTCGCGGCGCACGGAGTTCACCCCCCTGCGCATGGGCGCGGGGCTGTGCCAGCTGCTGGTGCTGCTGTTCGCCCTTCTCGCCTTGCTGCAAACGGGCCACTTCGAACATTTCATGCAGTGGATGTCCGGAGCGCTGCTGCTGCAGCTGGGCGCAATCATGTGCATGCTGCTGGATGCTCGCACGTGA
- a CDS encoding LysM peptidoglycan-binding domain-containing protein: MRRTTSFVTLAALSVVFLTGCNNSVKDQNAALIEENQQLRAQLEQANSERLAAEERASRQVEIARAAEQRAQQAATEAARQQPVNQPALGYTPPAANRPATTNRPVASASGASLPTTHVVKEGETLSHIALKYYKNAGLWQPIYDANKAVIGPNANRVRAGMKLTIPAR, translated from the coding sequence ATGCGCCGCACCACTTCGTTCGTCACGCTTGCCGCCCTGTCGGTTGTGTTCCTCACCGGGTGCAACAATTCGGTGAAGGATCAGAACGCCGCGCTGATCGAGGAGAATCAGCAGCTCCGCGCCCAGCTGGAGCAGGCCAACAGCGAGCGGCTCGCCGCTGAAGAGCGCGCCAGCCGCCAGGTCGAGATCGCCCGCGCCGCCGAACAGCGGGCCCAGCAGGCCGCGACGGAAGCCGCGCGCCAGCAGCCGGTCAACCAGCCCGCGCTGGGCTACACGCCCCCCGCCGCCAACAGGCCGGCGACCACGAATCGCCCCGTCGCCTCCGCGAGCGGCGCGTCCCTGCCCACCACGCACGTGGTGAAGGAGGGCGAGACGCTCAGCCACATCGCCCTGAAGTACTACAAGAACGCCGGTCTCTGGCAGCCGATCTATGACGCCAACAAGGCGGTCATCGGCCCCAACGCCAACCGCGTTCGCGCCGGGATGAAACTGACGATCCCCGCCCGCTGA
- a CDS encoding periplasmic heavy metal sensor, with protein sequence MRQSLIPLALALSLLFNGFFVIGYLQGRQINAALPEEERVTRLVTDELRLSDSQQRVYRELRANLHDAVHDLEARLAQVQLALIDAVNQPNPDFVEILRLMDQKTLLDQERVGLASRHFGEFVRTLTPAQKAELKRRIEQGGWRSESSTGAPRQDGSEPGQEAVDEGPDGGSEPPGSGGDAEDESLNDLMRRLGDQSPRR encoded by the coding sequence ATGAGGCAATCCCTGATTCCTCTGGCTCTGGCCTTGTCGCTGCTGTTCAACGGCTTCTTCGTGATCGGCTACCTGCAGGGGCGTCAGATCAACGCCGCCCTGCCTGAAGAAGAGCGCGTGACCCGTCTGGTCACCGACGAACTGCGGTTGTCCGACTCGCAGCAACGGGTGTATCGCGAGTTGCGGGCCAATCTGCACGATGCCGTACATGATCTGGAAGCGCGTCTCGCTCAGGTGCAGCTGGCGTTGATTGACGCGGTCAACCAGCCGAACCCCGATTTCGTCGAGATTCTGCGCCTGATGGATCAGAAAACACTGCTTGATCAGGAGCGGGTGGGGCTGGCAAGCCGCCACTTCGGTGAGTTCGTGCGCACGCTCACCCCCGCCCAGAAGGCGGAACTCAAGCGCCGCATCGAGCAGGGCGGATGGCGGAGCGAATCGTCAACCGGCGCACCTCGTCAGGACGGGTCGGAACCGGGTCAGGAGGCGGTGGACGAGGGTCCGGATGGCGGTTCAGAGCCCCCCGGAAGCGGCGGGGACGCGGAAGATGAGTCGCTCAATGACCTGATGCGTCGCCTGGGCGATCAGTCGCCGCGCCGGTGA
- a CDS encoding zf-HC2 domain-containing protein: MDSRWDIPDRDLWRRTTPVAPAGVGTPRESCPSDLTLASYVDGLLPEGEIAAFEAHLVACPACLEAVMSVRALPALASSGGWTMAEARAVAAAQSLEPGAEGTSFGPSAARHRRVGGWRLARGVLAAAAMIGVSILGYQFGFSMPGLPGQVDARLVTSEASFGLLPAEGQRAPGAAFAVLQQDDEPAPSALWNRSGRQIPRDGRTGDNR, from the coding sequence ATGGACAGCCGTTGGGATATCCCGGATCGTGACCTGTGGCGGCGGACCACGCCTGTCGCCCCTGCGGGTGTCGGAACACCTCGGGAATCATGCCCCTCGGATCTGACACTGGCCTCGTATGTCGATGGCCTGCTGCCGGAAGGCGAAATCGCCGCGTTCGAGGCCCATCTGGTCGCCTGCCCCGCCTGTCTTGAAGCCGTCATGTCCGTTCGTGCCCTGCCCGCCTTGGCGAGCAGCGGCGGCTGGACCATGGCCGAGGCACGGGCGGTGGCGGCGGCACAATCGCTGGAGCCGGGGGCGGAAGGGACTTCGTTCGGACCCTCCGCCGCCCGGCACCGGCGCGTCGGCGGCTGGCGTCTGGCGCGCGGGGTTCTGGCGGCAGCGGCCATGATCGGAGTTTCCATTCTCGGTTACCAGTTCGGCTTCTCCATGCCCGGGCTGCCCGGTCAGGTTGACGCTCGTCTGGTCACGTCCGAGGCCTCCTTCGGTCTGCTGCCCGCCGAGGGCCAGCGGGCTCCCGGCGCGGCGTTCGCCGTCCTGCAGCAGGATGATGAACCAGCACCCTCCGCCCTGTGGAATCGCTCCGGGCGTCAGATTCCGCGCGACGGTCGGACGGGAGACAACCGATGA
- a CDS encoding sigma-70 family RNA polymerase sigma factor — protein sequence MRGAPAMKVDLAGCIRGDKHAWDDFVRQAVPVLFNAVVHTMKGVDRNDPEVADRVQEVFIRLLQNDRKLLRSFDPSRASVPTWLSVIARSVTIDHLRKKRLATTPVEEHLAGATDHPPSSAGHVPDIPLHVLTERQRLVLHLLFDRGLSVEETAQTMGVDAQTVRSAKHKALTRLREHLGQDRPGGDTASTTPV from the coding sequence ATGCGCGGAGCACCGGCCATGAAAGTCGATCTGGCCGGTTGCATCCGTGGCGACAAGCATGCGTGGGACGACTTCGTCCGCCAGGCGGTTCCGGTCCTGTTCAACGCGGTCGTCCACACCATGAAGGGCGTGGACCGCAATGACCCGGAAGTCGCCGACCGGGTGCAGGAAGTATTCATCCGGCTGCTGCAGAATGACCGGAAGCTCCTGCGATCCTTCGATCCCTCGCGGGCGTCGGTGCCGACCTGGCTGTCGGTCATCGCCCGCAGCGTCACCATCGACCACCTGCGAAAGAAGCGGCTGGCCACGACACCGGTGGAAGAACACCTGGCCGGGGCGACGGATCATCCCCCCTCGAGCGCGGGTCATGTCCCGGATATCCCGCTGCACGTTCTGACTGAACGTCAACGGCTGGTGCTGCACCTGCTGTTCGACCGAGGTCTCTCCGTCGAAGAAACCGCCCAGACCATGGGGGTGGATGCCCAGACCGTCCGAAGCGCCAAGCACAAAGCCCTGACCCGGTTGCGGGAGCATCTGGGTCAGGATCGTCCGGGCGGGGATACCGCCTCGACCACCCCCGTATAG
- the dauA gene encoding C4-dicarboxylic acid transporter DauA, whose product MTKRHLASQTIVPWFRFRAATALVETVRQGYSLRDFRADVLAGILVGVIALPLSMALAIATGVPPQYGLYTAIVAGTVIAFFGGSRVQVSGPTAAFVVILVPIVTQHGLAGLAVATVMAGLIQIILALSRLGRLIQFVPHPVTIGFTAGIAVVIATLQMKDFFGLSIESMPDSYIERVTTLASAMPSFRWPDLVVGAACLAILIGWDHVTRKVPAALVALTVCGVGAYVAHMAWGDGFVVETIRGRFGSEALPHGIPQKPPLFDLPWRFHRPGEADTGMTWGALFLLCKELVPAAFAIAMLGSIESLLSAVVADGMSGHSHDPDSELFAQGLGNIAAPFFGGFAATGAIARTAANIRFGARSPVSAIVHAQFVLVSMLLLAPLLGHLPMAALAALLLRVAWNMSEARHFIHTIRVAPRSDVAVLLTCFGLTVIFDMVIAVSVGVVLAAMLFMRRMAEVANVRFMQEKHHAITEPLPPGVLVYEIAGPMFFGAAQRAMSAFRTIGNGVKAVILDMESVPVMDATGLVNLEGAIDRLGRTQITVILAGVQRQPHGVMERGELFEDRPHLLTCSTMHEAVQIARRIVQGEQPTG is encoded by the coding sequence ATGACCAAACGTCACCTCGCGTCGCAGACGATTGTTCCATGGTTCAGGTTCCGGGCGGCGACCGCCCTGGTGGAGACGGTGCGGCAGGGGTACTCGCTGCGCGATTTCCGGGCTGACGTGCTGGCGGGCATCCTCGTCGGGGTGATCGCCCTGCCGCTCTCGATGGCGCTGGCCATCGCCACGGGCGTGCCGCCCCAGTACGGGCTGTACACCGCCATCGTGGCGGGCACGGTGATCGCCTTCTTCGGCGGGTCGCGCGTGCAGGTGTCGGGGCCGACGGCGGCGTTCGTCGTCATTCTCGTCCCCATCGTCACCCAGCACGGGCTGGCGGGACTGGCGGTAGCCACCGTGATGGCCGGGCTGATTCAGATCATTCTGGCTCTGTCGCGGCTGGGGCGGCTGATCCAGTTCGTGCCGCACCCGGTGACGATCGGCTTCACGGCGGGCATCGCGGTGGTCATCGCCACGCTGCAGATGAAGGACTTCTTCGGATTGTCGATCGAGTCGATGCCCGACAGTTACATCGAGCGCGTGACGACGCTGGCGTCAGCGATGCCAAGTTTCCGCTGGCCTGACCTGGTCGTCGGCGCCGCGTGCCTGGCGATTCTCATCGGCTGGGACCACGTGACCAGGAAGGTGCCCGCCGCGCTGGTGGCGCTGACGGTGTGCGGCGTTGGAGCGTATGTGGCGCACATGGCGTGGGGCGACGGCTTCGTGGTGGAGACGATCCGAGGGCGGTTCGGCAGCGAGGCGCTGCCGCACGGCATCCCGCAGAAGCCGCCGCTCTTTGATCTGCCGTGGCGTTTTCACCGGCCCGGCGAGGCGGATACGGGCATGACCTGGGGGGCGCTGTTCCTGCTGTGCAAGGAGCTTGTGCCGGCGGCCTTCGCCATCGCCATGCTGGGCAGCATCGAGTCGCTGCTTTCGGCGGTGGTGGCGGACGGCATGAGCGGACACTCGCACGACCCGGACAGCGAACTGTTCGCCCAGGGGCTGGGCAACATCGCTGCGCCGTTCTTCGGCGGGTTCGCGGCCACGGGGGCCATCGCCCGCACGGCGGCCAACATCCGCTTCGGGGCGCGGTCGCCGGTGTCGGCGATCGTGCATGCCCAGTTCGTCCTGGTTTCGATGCTGCTGCTCGCCCCGCTGCTGGGTCACCTGCCGATGGCGGCCCTCGCCGCGCTGCTGCTGCGGGTGGCGTGGAACATGAGCGAGGCGCGTCACTTCATCCACACGATCCGAGTCGCCCCGCGCAGCGACGTGGCGGTGCTGCTCACCTGCTTCGGGCTGACGGTCATCTTCGACATGGTGATCGCGGTGTCGGTGGGCGTGGTGCTGGCGGCGATGCTCTTCATGCGGCGCATGGCGGAGGTGGCCAACGTGCGCTTCATGCAGGAGAAGCACCACGCCATCACCGAGCCGCTGCCGCCCGGCGTGCTGGTGTACGAGATTGCCGGACCGATGTTCTTCGGCGCCGCCCAGCGGGCCATGAGCGCCTTCCGCACCATCGGCAACGGCGTGAAGGCGGTGATCCTGGACATGGAGTCGGTGCCCGTGATGGACGCCACCGGGCTGGTCAACCTGGAAGGCGCCATCGACCGGCTGGGCAGGACGCAGATCACGGTGATCCTCGCGGGCGTGCAGCGCCAGCCGCACGGGGTGATGGAGCGCGGCGAACTGTTCGAAGATCGACCCCATCTCCTCACCTGCTCCACCATGCACGAGGCCGTTCAGATCGCTCGGCGGATCGTTCAGGGCGAACAGCCGACCGGATGA
- a CDS encoding alpha-ketoacid dehydrogenase subunit beta, producing the protein MPQLTMVEALNLALDEAMRDDDRVVLMGEDIAVNGGVFRVTRGLMEKYGRSRVMDTPLAENGIIGTAVGMAVYGLKPVAEIQFSGFTLQAFDQIEQNMARLHNRSRGKYPIRMVMRCPYGGGIRAVEHHSESREAYWAHTPGLKMVIPSTPRNARALLHAAIQDDDPVVFYEPKAVYRAFREEVPVGEPTAAKETFPIGKAHVVREGADITLIAYGAMMRPVLEATEDLVDEHGINPEVIDLLSIRPMDTEALCESVAKTGRCVIVHEGPRTCGVAAEIIARLNEHVFDMLQAPVKRITGYDIHFPYFQCEKHYLPDSDTIVAGVMETVGWG; encoded by the coding sequence ATGCCCCAGCTCACCATGGTCGAAGCCCTCAACCTCGCCCTCGATGAAGCCATGCGCGATGATGACCGCGTGGTGCTGATGGGCGAGGACATCGCCGTCAACGGCGGCGTCTTCCGCGTCACCAGGGGGCTGATGGAGAAGTACGGCAGGAGCCGCGTGATGGACACGCCCCTGGCCGAGAACGGCATCATCGGCACGGCGGTGGGCATGGCGGTGTACGGGCTCAAGCCGGTGGCGGAGATTCAGTTCTCCGGCTTCACGCTGCAGGCCTTCGACCAGATCGAGCAGAACATGGCCCGGCTGCACAACCGCTCGCGCGGGAAGTACCCCATCCGCATGGTGATGCGCTGCCCCTACGGCGGCGGCATCCGGGCCGTGGAGCATCACAGCGAATCACGCGAGGCGTACTGGGCGCACACGCCGGGATTGAAGATGGTGATTCCATCGACGCCGCGCAACGCCCGGGCGCTGCTGCACGCGGCGATTCAAGATGATGACCCGGTGGTGTTCTACGAGCCGAAGGCGGTGTACCGAGCGTTCCGCGAAGAGGTGCCGGTGGGTGAGCCGACAGCTGCGAAGGAAACCTTCCCCATCGGCAAGGCCCATGTGGTGCGTGAAGGGGCGGACATCACCCTCATCGCCTACGGCGCGATGATGCGCCCCGTGCTGGAGGCGACCGAGGACCTGGTGGATGAGCACGGCATCAACCCCGAGGTCATCGACCTGCTCTCGATCCGGCCGATGGACACCGAGGCGTTGTGCGAATCGGTGGCGAAGACCGGCCGCTGCGTGATCGTCCACGAAGGCCCCCGCACCTGCGGCGTGGCGGCGGAGATCATCGCGCGGCTCAACGAACACGTCTTCGACATGCTGCAGGCGCCCGTGAAGCGCATCACCGGCTACGACATCCACTTCCCGTACTTCCAGTGCGAGAAGCACTACCTGCCGGACTCGGACACGATCGTGGCGGGCGTGATGGAGACGGTGGGGTGGGGATGA
- the paaJ gene encoding phenylacetate-CoA oxygenase subunit PaaJ, giving the protein MAALAAIPDPEMPISIVDLGLVEQVQLEPSPVRPDSAVATITLLPTFVGCPALDMIREDVRRVVGALPGVEQVQVRFVHEPRWTVDRITEAGRASLRAHGVTVPERGECAIGHTDPPGGSIPRPVPMTVSAGSTVAPVPCPFCGSVSTHLDSPFGPTRCRMIYYCETCRNSFEHLKRV; this is encoded by the coding sequence ATGGCCGCGCTGGCCGCCATCCCTGACCCGGAGATGCCGATTTCGATCGTTGATCTGGGACTGGTGGAGCAGGTGCAACTCGAGCCGTCGCCTGTTCGCCCGGATTCCGCGGTCGCCACCATCACGCTTCTGCCGACCTTCGTCGGGTGCCCGGCCCTCGACATGATCCGCGAGGATGTGCGGCGGGTGGTCGGCGCGCTTCCGGGGGTCGAACAGGTCCAGGTCCGCTTCGTGCATGAACCCCGCTGGACGGTGGACCGCATCACCGAGGCGGGCCGGGCATCGCTTCGAGCCCACGGCGTGACGGTGCCCGAGCGCGGGGAGTGCGCCATCGGCCATACTGATCCGCCCGGCGGCTCGATTCCGCGCCCCGTGCCGATGACGGTTTCCGCGGGTTCGACCGTGGCGCCCGTGCCCTGCCCCTTCTGCGGTTCGGTGTCCACCCATCTTGACAGCCCGTTCGGGCCGACGCGCTGCCGCATGATCTACTACTGCGAGACGTGCCGCAACTCGTTCGAGCACCTGAAGCGCGTGTGA
- the paaC gene encoding phenylacetate-CoA oxygenase subunit PaaC → MQTVPDHLKPPLADLLLSLADDKLLLGHLNSDWTGLAPILEEDIAFSHLAQDEIAHAQAIYELAGRLTGRGPDQLAFGRTPQQFRSAALVEVPDEFDWATALSRKLFCDRFDALRLDRLACSAWPPLRDLARRIADEERVHVEHTDGWVIRLGRGTSESNARMTRALTALAPLAPGLFEPVENQEQLAAAGLYPGDENAMFQSWLAGVQDVLNRAGLKASIPARDPSVRGGRRGVHTPHLKGILDEMCEVYRLEPDAAW, encoded by the coding sequence ATGCAGACCGTTCCCGATCACCTCAAACCGCCGCTCGCCGACCTGCTGCTGTCGCTGGCCGACGACAAACTGCTGCTCGGCCACCTCAACAGCGACTGGACGGGTCTGGCGCCGATCCTGGAGGAGGACATCGCCTTTTCCCACCTCGCCCAGGATGAAATCGCCCACGCCCAGGCCATCTACGAGCTGGCTGGCCGACTGACGGGCCGCGGTCCTGATCAACTCGCGTTCGGTCGAACGCCCCAGCAGTTCCGCAGCGCCGCCCTCGTCGAAGTTCCGGATGAGTTCGACTGGGCGACCGCTCTGTCGCGCAAACTTTTCTGCGACCGGTTCGATGCTCTGCGGCTTGATCGACTGGCCTGCTCCGCGTGGCCGCCCCTGCGCGACCTGGCCCGCCGCATCGCCGATGAGGAACGGGTTCACGTCGAGCACACCGATGGCTGGGTCATCCGGCTGGGCCGCGGAACGAGCGAATCCAACGCCCGCATGACCAGGGCCCTGACGGCGCTGGCCCCGCTCGCCCCCGGGCTGTTCGAGCCGGTGGAGAATCAGGAGCAACTCGCCGCCGCCGGGCTGTACCCCGGCGATGAGAACGCCATGTTCCAGTCGTGGCTCGCGGGCGTGCAGGATGTGCTGAACCGGGCCGGGCTGAAGGCGTCGATCCCCGCCCGCGACCCGAGCGTGCGCGGCGGCCGCCGCGGCGTCCACACGCCGCACCTGAAGGGCATCCTCGACGAGATGTGCGAGGTCTACCGGCTCGAGCCGGATGCCGCGTGGTGA